A genome region from Alistipes dispar includes the following:
- the rpsA gene encoding 30S ribosomal protein S1 has protein sequence MEEVKNVVANADFDWNAFENDLGVYDQPKEQIAEEYDKTLSNVAVGEVVEGTVTAITKREVMVNIGYKSEGVIPVSEFRYNPDLKVGDRIEVYVESAEDKNGQLSLSHKKARQLKSWDRVNEALEKDEIIKGYIKCRTKGGMIVDVFGIEAFLPGSQIDVKPIRDYDVYVDKTMEFKVVKINQEFRNVVVSHKALIEAELEAQKQIIMSKLEKGQILEGTVKNITSYGVFVDLGGVDGLIHITDLSWGRVNHPEEIVKLDEKIRVVILDFDDQKKRIALGLKQLTPHPWEALDPDLKVGDKVRGRVVVMADYGAFVEIAPGVEGLIHVSEMSWSQHLRSAQEFMKVGDEVEAVILTLDRSERKMSLGIKQLTPDPWENIEVKYPVGTKCNAKVRNFTNFGVFVEIEEGIDGLIHISDLSWTKKVKHPGEFTQVGADIEVVVLEIDKENRRLSLGHKQLEENPWNEFETRFPVDSIHEGTITEMTDKGAVVSLGENVEGFCPARQLVKADGTTPKAGDKLDFKVLEFSKATKRITLSHLRTYDDARKEAVAAEKAEKRAAADATKSTVKKINASVEKTTLGDIAGLAALKSAMEAAAKKEEEGK, from the coding sequence ATGGAAGAAGTAAAGAATGTAGTCGCAAACGCGGATTTCGACTGGAACGCCTTCGAGAACGATCTGGGCGTGTACGACCAGCCGAAGGAGCAGATCGCCGAGGAGTATGACAAGACGCTGTCGAACGTCGCCGTCGGAGAGGTGGTCGAGGGCACGGTGACGGCCATCACCAAACGCGAGGTGATGGTGAACATCGGCTATAAGAGCGAGGGCGTGATCCCCGTATCGGAGTTCCGCTACAACCCCGACCTGAAGGTGGGCGACAGGATCGAAGTGTACGTCGAGTCGGCCGAGGACAAGAACGGCCAGCTGTCGCTGTCGCACAAGAAGGCCCGCCAGCTCAAGTCGTGGGACCGCGTGAACGAGGCGCTGGAGAAGGACGAGATCATCAAGGGTTACATCAAGTGCCGCACGAAGGGCGGCATGATCGTGGACGTCTTCGGCATCGAAGCCTTCCTGCCCGGTTCGCAGATCGACGTGAAGCCGATCCGCGACTACGACGTATATGTGGACAAGACCATGGAGTTCAAGGTGGTGAAGATCAACCAGGAGTTCCGCAACGTGGTCGTGTCGCACAAGGCGCTGATCGAGGCCGAACTCGAGGCGCAGAAGCAGATCATCATGTCGAAGCTCGAGAAGGGGCAGATCCTCGAGGGAACCGTCAAGAACATCACCTCCTACGGCGTGTTCGTCGATCTGGGCGGCGTGGACGGTCTGATTCACATCACGGACCTCTCGTGGGGCCGCGTGAACCATCCCGAGGAGATCGTCAAGCTCGACGAGAAGATCCGTGTCGTGATCCTCGACTTCGACGATCAGAAGAAGCGCATCGCGCTGGGTCTGAAGCAGCTCACCCCGCATCCGTGGGAGGCTCTGGATCCCGATCTGAAGGTCGGCGACAAGGTTCGCGGCCGCGTGGTCGTGATGGCCGACTACGGTGCGTTCGTGGAGATCGCTCCCGGCGTGGAGGGTCTGATCCACGTTTCGGAAATGTCGTGGAGCCAGCACCTGCGTTCGGCTCAGGAGTTCATGAAGGTCGGCGACGAGGTCGAGGCCGTCATCCTGACGCTCGACCGTTCGGAGCGCAAAATGTCGCTGGGCATCAAGCAACTGACGCCCGATCCGTGGGAGAATATCGAGGTTAAGTATCCCGTCGGCACGAAGTGCAATGCCAAGGTGCGCAACTTCACGAACTTCGGCGTGTTCGTCGAGATCGAGGAGGGCATCGACGGTCTGATCCACATTTCGGACCTGAGCTGGACGAAGAAGGTGAAGCACCCGGGCGAGTTCACGCAGGTGGGCGCCGACATCGAGGTCGTTGTGCTCGAGATCGACAAGGAGAACCGCCGTCTGTCGCTGGGTCACAAGCAGTTGGAGGAGAACCCCTGGAACGAGTTCGAGACCCGCTTCCCCGTGGACAGCATCCACGAGGGCACGATCACCGAGATGACCGACAAGGGCGCCGTCGTATCGCTGGGCGAGAACGTCGAGGGCTTCTGCCCCGCACGTCAGCTCGTGAAGGCGGACGGCACGACCCCGAAGGCGGGCGACAAGCTCGACTTCAAGGTGCTCGAGTTCTCGAAGGCCACCAAGCGCATCACCCTTTCGCACCTGCGTACGTACGATGACGCACGTAAGGAGGCCGTCGCCGCCGAGAAGGCCGAGAAGCGTGCCGCCGCCGACGCTACGAAATCGACGGTGAAGAAGATCAACGCTTCGGTCGAGAAAACGACGCTGGGCGACATCGCCGGTCTGGCCGCTCTGAAGAGCGCCATGGAGGCCGCCGCCAAGAAGGAGGAGGAAGGGAAGTAA
- a CDS encoding adenylate kinase, whose product MINIVLFGAPGCGKGTQAQRLKEHYGIDHVSTGEVIRDEIRRGTELGRSMEQYIREGRLAPDEIVIGMIANYVAGHKEAKGCIFDGFPRTTVQAEEFDRILAGHGLKVDIMVDIHVPEEELVKRILLRGKDSGRADDASEEVIRGRLDVYRKQTAVVADYYASQNKYASVDGVGTMDEVFGRIAAVIDGLK is encoded by the coding sequence ATGATAAACATTGTCTTATTCGGCGCTCCGGGCTGCGGCAAGGGTACGCAGGCGCAGCGGCTGAAGGAGCACTACGGCATCGACCATGTTTCGACGGGCGAGGTGATCCGCGACGAGATTCGCCGCGGCACGGAGCTGGGCCGCAGCATGGAGCAGTACATCAGGGAGGGCCGGCTGGCTCCCGACGAGATCGTGATCGGCATGATAGCCAACTACGTCGCCGGCCACAAGGAGGCCAAAGGGTGCATTTTCGACGGGTTCCCGCGCACCACGGTGCAGGCCGAGGAGTTCGACAGGATTCTGGCCGGGCACGGACTGAAGGTGGATATCATGGTGGACATCCACGTTCCCGAGGAGGAGCTGGTGAAGCGTATCCTGCTGCGCGGCAAGGATTCGGGCCGTGCCGACGACGCTTCGGAGGAGGTGATCCGCGGACGGCTGGACGTCTATCGCAAGCAGACGGCCGTGGTGGCGGATTACTACGCTTCGCAGAACAAGTATGCGTCGGTGGACGGCGTCGGCACGATGGACGAGGTGTTCGGCCGCATTGCCGCGGTGATCGACGGGCTGAAGTGA
- the rpsF gene encoding 30S ribosomal protein S6, whose amino-acid sequence MNNYETVFIVTPVLSDQQVQEVADKFQGVITENGGQIVNKESWGLKKLAYPIQKKTTGFYFLVEFTGEGSIVNALETQYRRDERVIRFLTFKQDKYAVEYSEKRRAKLSNKQEE is encoded by the coding sequence ATGAACAATTACGAAACCGTTTTCATTGTCACGCCGGTCCTCTCCGATCAGCAGGTGCAGGAGGTCGCTGACAAATTCCAGGGTGTCATCACCGAGAACGGCGGTCAGATCGTGAACAAGGAGTCGTGGGGCCTCAAGAAGCTCGCCTACCCCATTCAGAAGAAGACCACCGGTTTCTACTTCCTCGTGGAGTTCACGGGCGAGGGTTCCATCGTGAACGCCCTCGAAACGCAGTACCGCCGCGACGAGCGCGTGATCCGTTTCTTAACTTTCAAGCAGGACAAGTATGCCGTAGAGTACTCGGAGAAACGTCGTGCGAAACTTTCTAACAAGCAGGAGGAGTAA
- the rplI gene encoding 50S ribosomal protein L9, whose product MEVILIKDMEKLGYANDIVNVKPGYANNYLIPQGYAKAATASAKKVLAENLRQRAHKDAKILADAQALAETIANLPLSLAVKAEEGKLFGTVTATDLAEALAAKGITVDRKQITVDAIKTVGEYEATARLHKEVKATIKFSVTAAE is encoded by the coding sequence ATGGAAGTAATTCTGATCAAAGATATGGAGAAGCTGGGCTACGCCAACGACATCGTGAACGTGAAGCCCGGTTATGCGAACAACTACCTGATCCCGCAGGGCTACGCGAAGGCCGCCACGGCTTCCGCGAAGAAGGTCCTCGCAGAGAACCTCCGCCAGCGCGCCCACAAGGATGCCAAGATTCTGGCCGACGCCCAGGCGCTGGCCGAGACGATCGCCAACCTGCCGCTGTCGCTGGCCGTCAAGGCCGAGGAGGGCAAGCTCTTCGGTACGGTCACCGCCACCGACCTGGCAGAGGCTCTCGCAGCCAAAGGCATCACCGTGGACCGCAAGCAGATCACGGTGGACGCCATCAAGACCGTCGGCGAGTACGAGGCTACGGCCCGTCTGCACAAGGAGGTCAAGGCTACGATCAAATTCTCGGTTACCGCAGCCGAATAA
- a CDS encoding ABC transporter ATP-binding protein, with protein sequence MSIALRHITLAYGDRRLLEDVSADFAPQTLTALIGRNGTGKSTLLRAIAGLGPVAGGSVELCGRPLAELPPRQRAGTVGFVTTDKVRIANLPCRDVVALGRAPYTDWIGRMQAADRAAVDRALELVGMSAFARKTMDRMSDGECQRVMIARALAQDTPVILLDEPTAFLDLPNRYELASLLRRLARDEGKCILFSTHDLDIALSLCDAVALIDTPSLHLLPAGAMARSGLIERLFAGESARFDPETRTVKLR encoded by the coding sequence ATGAGCATCGCACTACGACATATCACGCTCGCCTACGGCGACCGCCGCCTGCTGGAGGACGTCTCCGCCGACTTCGCCCCGCAGACCCTCACCGCCCTGATCGGCCGCAACGGCACGGGCAAGAGCACCCTGCTGCGGGCCATCGCGGGACTGGGACCCGTCGCCGGGGGCAGCGTGGAGCTGTGCGGCCGCCCGCTCGCAGAGCTCCCGCCCCGGCAGCGGGCAGGGACCGTCGGCTTCGTCACCACCGACAAGGTCCGGATCGCCAACCTTCCCTGCCGCGACGTCGTGGCGCTGGGGCGCGCGCCCTACACCGACTGGATCGGCCGGATGCAGGCGGCCGACCGCGCCGCCGTGGACCGCGCGCTGGAACTGGTCGGCATGAGCGCCTTCGCCCGCAAGACGATGGACCGGATGTCCGACGGCGAATGCCAGCGCGTGATGATCGCCCGGGCGCTGGCGCAGGACACGCCCGTCATCCTGCTCGACGAACCCACGGCGTTCCTCGACCTCCCGAACCGCTACGAGCTGGCCTCGCTCCTGCGGCGGCTGGCCCGCGACGAGGGCAAGTGCATTCTCTTCTCGACGCACGACCTCGACATAGCGCTGTCGCTCTGCGACGCCGTCGCGCTCATCGACACCCCGTCCCTGCACCTGCTCCCGGCCGGGGCGATGGCTCGCAGCGGCCTCATCGAACGCCTCTTCGCGGGCGAAAGCGCCCGTTTCGACCCCGAGACCCGCACCGTGAAGCTCCGCTGA
- a CDS encoding bifunctional metallophosphatase/5'-nucleotidase, with amino-acid sequence MKRWTRLALFAAVAAAAACAPRERTIVVLSTNDMHAKIQHFPRLAAAVEACRDTVPDALLVDAGDRWTGNAYVDKTAVPGKPVIELMNRLRYDVATLGNHEFDHGQAFLGRMIDSMDFEVVCANVLSDTCTFPQLPAATIVERGGVKIGFVGAVTNYEGPGHPAGNAASFAGLEFPDPQAEAIRRAEELRGRVDVLVLVSHMGDDRDEELLGRTRLFDLVIGGHTHVLRDTVVNGTLLTQTGKDLRYVGVTEIRLRGGKVQSADFRLVPLDGYGPDAGFAAEVERYYASPELNRPVGAFAATMDKQGLANWMAAAVADEADAEVGFYHIGGVRLDSIAAGGVGVARVYDLEPFGTQVARMEMTPAEMRRMIVTKYNEPTREGHRIDLVSTTPYAILVDAEDRAFDVRFPELREDRRYKVAVSDYVYRNYHDLHCTEGEITGEKVADILIGELREDSPLEADNAPRQKVVRTEAKKF; translated from the coding sequence ATGAAAAGATGGACCCGTCTGGCCTTGTTCGCCGCCGTCGCGGCCGCTGCGGCCTGCGCTCCCCGCGAGCGCACGATCGTCGTGCTGTCCACGAACGACATGCACGCCAAGATCCAGCATTTCCCCCGCCTGGCCGCCGCCGTCGAGGCGTGCCGCGATACGGTCCCCGATGCGTTGCTGGTCGATGCCGGCGACCGCTGGACGGGCAACGCCTATGTCGATAAGACCGCCGTGCCGGGCAAGCCGGTCATCGAGCTGATGAACCGGCTCCGCTACGACGTGGCCACGCTCGGCAACCACGAATTCGACCACGGGCAGGCGTTTCTGGGACGGATGATCGACAGCATGGATTTCGAGGTCGTCTGCGCCAACGTACTGAGCGACACCTGCACCTTCCCTCAACTGCCGGCTGCGACGATCGTCGAACGCGGCGGCGTGAAGATCGGATTCGTCGGTGCGGTGACGAACTACGAGGGGCCGGGCCATCCGGCGGGCAATGCCGCGAGCTTCGCCGGGCTGGAGTTTCCCGATCCGCAGGCCGAGGCGATCCGCCGGGCCGAAGAGCTGCGGGGCCGGGTGGACGTGCTGGTGCTCGTCTCCCACATGGGCGACGACCGCGACGAGGAACTGCTCGGCAGGACGCGGCTGTTCGACCTGGTGATCGGCGGCCATACGCACGTCTTGCGCGATACGGTGGTGAACGGCACGCTGCTGACGCAGACGGGCAAGGATCTCCGGTATGTGGGCGTGACGGAGATCCGCCTGCGCGGCGGGAAGGTGCAGTCGGCGGATTTCCGCCTCGTGCCGCTGGACGGTTACGGGCCGGACGCCGGGTTCGCGGCCGAGGTGGAGCGCTATTATGCCTCGCCGGAGCTGAACCGCCCCGTGGGCGCGTTCGCCGCGACGATGGACAAGCAGGGACTGGCCAACTGGATGGCGGCGGCCGTGGCCGACGAGGCCGACGCCGAAGTGGGATTCTACCATATCGGCGGCGTGCGGCTCGATTCGATCGCCGCAGGCGGCGTGGGCGTGGCGCGGGTGTACGACCTGGAGCCGTTCGGAACGCAGGTCGCCCGGATGGAGATGACTCCGGCCGAAATGCGCCGGATGATCGTGACGAAGTACAACGAACCGACGCGCGAGGGACACCGCATCGACCTGGTTTCGACGACGCCCTATGCGATTTTGGTCGATGCCGAGGACAGGGCCTTCGACGTCCGTTTTCCGGAGTTGCGCGAGGATCGCCGCTACAAGGTGGCCGTGAGCGATTACGTTTACAGGAATTACCACGACCTGCATTGTACCGAAGGGGAGATCACCGGCGAAAAGGTCGCCGACATCCTTATCGGAGAGTTGCGCGAGGACAGTCCGCTGGAGGCCGACAATGCGCCGCGGCAGAAAGTGGTCCGCACGGAGGCGAAAAAGTTCTGA
- a CDS encoding nucleoside kinase, with amino-acid sequence MTDPIKVICENLGGELEVPMGTTLLEVAERLTPGPRPFLAALVNNRIKELSYRIYTPVTVRFVDITSFEGIRVYQRTAWFLLQKAVRDLYPGRTLHIRHSMGQNGFYCEIDGIDSFSDRQTGALKARIRELVERDLPIRRTKALTSEVRARYAEEGFTDKIALLDSRPRLYSDLYTLDDTAGYFYGSLAPSTGYVRHFDIEPYYNGFYLALPLRTDPDRIVRTVHQDKMFGIFREYQSWVRIMGVPTVGDVNAKVLAGDAGGMIKLAEAFHERKFAEVADAILQANLLRGTRVVLISGPSSSGKTTSAKRLGIQLGVLGLNPVLISLDDYFVDREKTPKDADGEYDYEALEAIDLDLFNDHLGRLMRGESVDIPRYDFITGRRTWHNAPLTLDERSILVIEGIHGLNPRLTPSIPEEQKFRIYISCFTSVAMDNLSRIATTDNRLLRRLTRDYTQRGADALATLSRWASVRRGEERHIFPYQENADVMLNSSLFYEISVLRPYAEKILREVPDTVPEYDEARRILKFLDNFIPIPPDEIPPTSILREFIGGSSFKY; translated from the coding sequence ATGACCGATCCGATCAAAGTCATCTGCGAAAACCTCGGCGGCGAGCTGGAGGTCCCGATGGGAACCACGCTGCTCGAGGTCGCGGAACGCCTGACTCCCGGGCCGCGCCCCTTCCTGGCCGCGCTCGTGAACAACCGCATCAAAGAGCTCAGTTACCGCATATACACCCCCGTCACGGTCCGCTTCGTGGACATCACCTCGTTCGAGGGCATCCGCGTCTATCAGCGCACGGCGTGGTTCCTGTTGCAAAAGGCCGTGCGCGACCTCTACCCCGGGCGGACGCTGCACATCCGCCATTCGATGGGTCAGAACGGCTTCTACTGCGAGATCGACGGCATCGACTCCTTCTCCGACCGCCAGACCGGGGCGCTGAAGGCCCGCATCCGGGAGCTGGTGGAGCGCGACCTGCCGATCCGCCGCACGAAGGCCCTCACCAGCGAGGTGCGCGCCCGCTACGCCGAGGAGGGTTTCACCGACAAGATCGCCCTGCTCGACTCGCGGCCCCGGCTTTACAGCGACCTCTACACGCTCGACGACACGGCCGGCTATTTCTACGGCTCGCTGGCCCCCTCGACGGGATACGTCCGCCACTTCGACATCGAACCCTACTACAACGGCTTCTACCTCGCCCTGCCGCTGCGCACCGATCCCGACCGGATCGTCCGGACGGTCCATCAGGACAAAATGTTCGGCATCTTCCGCGAATACCAGTCGTGGGTCCGCATCATGGGGGTCCCCACCGTGGGCGACGTCAATGCCAAGGTCCTCGCGGGCGACGCCGGAGGCATGATAAAACTCGCCGAGGCGTTCCACGAACGCAAGTTCGCCGAGGTGGCCGACGCCATTCTCCAGGCCAACCTGCTGCGCGGCACGCGCGTCGTGCTGATCTCCGGCCCCTCGTCGAGCGGCAAGACCACCTCGGCCAAGCGGCTGGGCATCCAGCTCGGCGTGCTGGGGCTGAACCCCGTGCTCATCTCGCTCGACGACTACTTCGTGGACCGCGAGAAAACCCCGAAGGACGCCGATGGGGAGTACGACTACGAGGCGCTGGAAGCCATCGACCTCGACCTGTTCAACGACCATCTGGGCCGGCTCATGCGCGGCGAGAGCGTCGATATTCCGCGCTACGACTTCATCACGGGCCGCCGCACGTGGCACAACGCCCCGCTCACGCTCGACGAGCGTTCGATTCTGGTCATCGAAGGTATCCACGGACTGAATCCGCGGCTGACGCCCTCGATTCCCGAAGAGCAGAAGTTCCGCATCTACATCTCGTGCTTCACGTCCGTGGCGATGGACAACCTCTCGCGCATCGCCACCACCGACAACCGCCTTCTGCGCCGTCTGACCCGCGACTACACGCAGCGGGGCGCCGACGCGCTGGCCACGCTCTCGCGCTGGGCCTCCGTGCGCCGCGGCGAGGAGCGGCACATCTTCCCCTATCAGGAGAACGCCGACGTGATGCTCAACTCGTCGCTCTTCTACGAAATCTCCGTGCTGCGGCCCTACGCCGAAAAGATTCTGCGCGAGGTTCCCGACACGGTTCCCGAATACGACGAGGCGCGCCGCATCCTCAAGTTCCTCGACAACTTCATTCCGATTCCGCCCGACGAAATCCCTCCGACGTCGATCCTCCGGGAGTTCATCGGCGGCAGCAGCTTCAAATACTGA
- the rpsT gene encoding 30S ribosomal protein S20 — translation MANHKSSKKRIRQTVTKRAHNRLYHKTARNAVKALRATTEKSAAEALLPKVTAMLDKLAKHNIMHKNKAANLKSAIQLHVNAL, via the coding sequence ATGGCAAACCATAAGTCATCGAAGAAAAGAATCCGTCAGACGGTGACCAAGCGTGCGCACAACCGCTTGTATCACAAGACGGCCCGCAACGCCGTGAAGGCTCTGCGCGCGACGACCGAGAAGAGCGCCGCCGAGGCCCTGCTTCCGAAGGTAACGGCTATGCTCGACAAGCTGGCCAAACACAACATCATGCACAAGAACAAGGCCGCCAACCTCAAGAGCGCCATCCAGCTTCACGTGAACGCCCTCTGA
- the thiL gene encoding thiamine-phosphate kinase yields the protein METKKRTEIAALGQFGLIDRLTHGFSPKNPSTLRGVGDDAAVIAPPAGEELLCSTDSFFEGVDFDLTYFPLKHLGYKVVTAGVSDILAMNARPSQIVLSLGVSAKLPVEALDDLYEGVRFACDELGVDLAGGDTRASMTGLAVTVTTLGHAPKERIVYRSGARLHDLICITGNLGAAFMGLRLLEREKRVLSDVTNPEPQFKGYEYLLEKYLKPRPRTDILDALAEEGIVPTAMIDLTDGLAGDLMQLCKASSCGARIYLERIPIAQQTSALCEEMHADPVVAALNGGEDYELLFTVPLSMQEQVMRLGLVDVIGHITPDPTGCFLVTPDGQEIALKAQGFPEK from the coding sequence ATGGAGACCAAGAAACGCACCGAGATCGCCGCGCTCGGACAGTTCGGACTGATCGACCGCCTGACGCACGGCTTTTCGCCGAAGAACCCTTCGACCCTGCGGGGCGTCGGCGACGACGCCGCCGTCATCGCGCCCCCCGCGGGCGAGGAGCTGCTCTGCTCGACCGACTCCTTCTTCGAAGGCGTGGATTTCGACCTCACCTACTTCCCGCTCAAACACCTGGGCTACAAGGTCGTGACGGCCGGAGTGAGCGACATTCTGGCCATGAACGCCCGCCCGTCGCAGATCGTCCTGTCGCTCGGCGTCTCCGCGAAACTGCCCGTCGAGGCGCTCGACGACCTCTACGAAGGCGTCCGCTTCGCCTGCGACGAGCTGGGCGTGGACCTCGCGGGCGGCGACACGCGCGCCTCGATGACCGGCCTTGCGGTCACCGTCACGACGCTGGGACACGCCCCGAAGGAGCGGATCGTTTACCGCAGCGGGGCCCGACTGCACGACCTCATCTGCATCACGGGCAATCTCGGGGCCGCCTTCATGGGGCTGCGCCTGCTCGAACGCGAGAAGCGCGTGCTCTCCGACGTGACGAATCCCGAGCCGCAGTTCAAGGGATACGAATACCTGCTCGAAAAATACCTCAAGCCCCGCCCCCGCACCGACATCCTCGACGCGCTGGCCGAGGAGGGGATCGTCCCCACGGCGATGATCGACCTCACGGACGGTCTGGCCGGCGATCTGATGCAGCTCTGCAAGGCCTCCTCCTGCGGCGCCCGCATCTATCTCGAACGCATCCCCATCGCGCAGCAGACTTCGGCGCTCTGCGAGGAGATGCACGCCGATCCGGTCGTTGCGGCGCTCAACGGCGGCGAGGACTACGAGCTGCTCTTCACCGTGCCCCTTTCGATGCAGGAGCAGGTGATGCGCCTCGGACTGGTGGACGTGATCGGCCACATCACGCCCGACCCGACGGGCTGCTTCCTCGTCACGCCCGACGGGCAGGAGATCGCACTGAAGGCGCAGGGATTCCCGGAGAAATAG
- a CDS encoding iron ABC transporter permease, which produces MTRTALLFTLLALLTAALFVADLAVGSVYVSPGEIWGALTGKAGDPALQDIVLKIRLLKAVTALAAGAALAASGLEMQTLFRNPLAGPYVLGVSSGASLGVALFLLGAPLLGVSGHTFVQSLGIAGAAWLGAALVLAAILAVSRRIKDIMVILILGMMFGSGVASVVEILQYLSDEAALKSFVVWTMGSLGDVTGSQLALLLPVVSAGLVLAVAVIKPLNLLLLGENYARTMGLNIRRTRLLIFLSTVLLAGTVTAFCGPVGFIGLAVPHLARMAFASADHRILMPASMLAGAALLLVCDLAAKHFALPINTITALMGIPVVIFVVTRNRNLF; this is translated from the coding sequence ATGACCCGAACCGCCCTGCTCTTCACGCTGCTCGCGCTGCTCACCGCCGCGCTGTTCGTGGCCGACCTCGCCGTGGGATCGGTGTACGTCTCCCCGGGCGAGATATGGGGGGCGCTGACCGGCAAGGCGGGCGACCCCGCCCTTCAGGACATCGTTCTCAAAATCCGGCTGCTGAAAGCCGTCACGGCCCTCGCCGCCGGGGCCGCCCTTGCCGCCAGCGGCCTGGAGATGCAGACGCTTTTCCGCAACCCGCTGGCCGGTCCCTACGTGCTGGGCGTCAGTTCGGGGGCTTCGCTGGGCGTCGCACTCTTCCTGTTGGGCGCCCCGCTGCTGGGAGTCTCGGGACACACCTTCGTCCAGTCGCTCGGAATCGCCGGCGCGGCCTGGCTGGGCGCGGCGCTCGTGCTGGCGGCAATTCTGGCCGTCAGCCGCCGGATCAAGGATATCATGGTCATCCTGATCCTCGGCATGATGTTCGGTTCGGGCGTCGCCTCGGTCGTCGAGATCCTGCAATACCTCTCCGACGAAGCCGCCCTCAAGTCGTTCGTCGTCTGGACGATGGGATCGCTGGGCGACGTCACGGGCAGCCAGCTCGCCCTGCTGCTTCCCGTCGTCTCGGCGGGCCTCGTACTCGCCGTCGCCGTCATCAAACCGCTCAACCTGCTGCTGCTGGGCGAAAATTACGCCCGGACGATGGGACTGAACATCCGGCGCACGCGCCTGCTGATCTTCCTCTCCACCGTGCTGCTCGCCGGAACCGTCACGGCGTTCTGCGGTCCCGTGGGATTCATCGGGCTGGCCGTTCCGCACCTCGCGCGCATGGCGTTCGCCTCGGCCGACCACCGGATCCTGATGCCCGCCTCGATGCTCGCCGGCGCCGCGCTGCTGCTCGTCTGCGACCTCGCGGCCAAACACTTCGCCCTGCCGATCAACACCATCACGGCCCTGATGGGCATTCCGGTCGTGATCTTCGTCGTAACCCGTAACCGCAACCTGTTCTGA
- a CDS encoding DMT family transporter has translation MNRLKPHLALLTCNVVWALDYPFYNIVLPYYVHPMAMISASLIATALLSLIPLLWERAERVERADIRRLIGAALLIGVLRKVFLMYGLSKTSPIDGSIIDTVVPLLVLLLSVALGIDRFTRPKVAGLVLGMAGAVAVVLTGAAPVHAHSQLWGNLLVFASACATAFYMVWFKRLVGKYRITTVLRWLYCIAAVMALPFGFGEIVHTDFGRIARHALLPTLFVLFVPTYVPNLLLNYALKSVEPTVTSIYTYLQPVLAIAVSVAMGLDRLHFDTLVFAAVIFTGVGLVLRSYAGKSRAAEGPDAGPH, from the coding sequence ATGAACCGCTTGAAACCGCATCTGGCCCTTTTGACGTGCAACGTGGTCTGGGCCCTGGATTATCCCTTTTACAATATCGTGCTGCCGTATTACGTGCATCCGATGGCCATGATCTCGGCTTCGCTGATCGCTACGGCGCTGTTGTCGCTGATCCCGCTGCTTTGGGAGCGGGCGGAGCGGGTCGAACGGGCGGATATCCGCAGGCTGATCGGCGCCGCGCTGCTGATCGGCGTGCTGCGCAAGGTGTTTCTCATGTACGGACTGTCGAAAACCTCGCCGATCGACGGCTCGATCATCGACACCGTCGTTCCGCTGCTGGTGCTGCTGCTCTCGGTGGCATTGGGGATCGACCGGTTTACACGGCCGAAGGTCGCGGGTCTCGTGCTCGGCATGGCGGGAGCCGTGGCCGTGGTGCTCACGGGGGCCGCCCCGGTTCATGCGCATTCGCAGCTTTGGGGGAACCTGCTGGTCTTTGCGAGCGCGTGCGCCACGGCTTTCTATATGGTCTGGTTCAAGCGGCTGGTCGGCAAATACCGCATCACCACCGTGCTGCGCTGGCTCTATTGCATCGCGGCGGTCATGGCGCTGCCGTTCGGATTCGGGGAGATCGTGCATACCGATTTCGGCCGGATCGCGCGCCATGCGTTGCTGCCGACTCTTTTCGTGCTCTTCGTGCCGACCTATGTGCCCAATCTGCTGCTCAACTACGCCCTCAAGTCGGTCGAGCCGACCGTGACGAGCATATACACCTACCTGCAGCCCGTGCTGGCGATCGCCGTCTCCGTGGCCATGGGGCTGGACCGCCTCCATTTCGACACGCTGGTCTTCGCCGCAGTGATCTTCACGGGCGTCGGACTGGTGCTCCGCTCCTATGCCGGGAAGTCCCGTGCGGCGGAGGGACCGGATGCCGGGCCGCACTGA
- the rpsR gene encoding 30S ribosomal protein S18 encodes MAQENKPQSEIRYLNPVSVDVKKKKYCRFKKLGIKYVDYKDGEFLKKFLNEQGKILPRRLTGTSQKFQKKVAQAVKRARHLAILPFVTDCMK; translated from the coding sequence ATGGCACAGGAGAACAAACCGCAATCCGAAATCCGTTACCTCAACCCCGTTTCGGTAGACGTCAAGAAGAAGAAGTACTGCCGCTTCAAGAAGCTCGGCATCAAATACGTCGATTACAAGGACGGCGAATTTCTCAAGAAGTTCCTCAACGAGCAGGGCAAGATTCTGCCCCGCCGCCTGACGGGAACCTCGCAGAAGTTCCAGAAGAAGGTGGCACAGGCCGTGAAGCGCGCCCGTCATCTGGCCATTCTGCCCTTCGTAACCGATTGCATGAAATAA